The Ipomoea triloba cultivar NCNSP0323 chromosome 13, ASM357664v1 genomic interval GCTAAGAGAAAGTCCGTTTCAAGCTCTCTCAACGAAGCTGAACTTGCCAAGTTCTCCGCCATAGCTGAAACTTGGTTAGTGAATcatgattaatttttatttttttccgatgatttctatctttttttttttctcgaaaTTAAACACTTCTTATAGTTTGAAGCTAATTCATTTTTGCATCTGGGAAAAATAGGTGGGACTCGGAAGGACCATTCAAGCCATTGCATAAGATGAATCCTACCAGACTTGCTTTTATCAGGTCAACACTTTGCCGGCATTTCGGGTAATTAGAAAAGATTAATTTGCATTCATTGTTTTGCTAAGTAAAGTTGGTAGTTTTAAGGGATGTTTTAAGTTGGAGGCAAATTGTTGGAATATGCAATGTATGTGCTTTGAAGCACTTCTCATGCTAAAGATTTgtgattttcttttattttatttttccagaaGGGATCCTTATTCTGCTAAACCTTTCCAAGGACTGAGGTTTGTGGATGTTGGTTGTGGAGGGGGAATTTTATCTGAGGTATACCTTCTGAAGTTCTGACAAGTATGGAACACAATGAATGCCAACTCAAAatgctaattaattttttttttaaaaatcagatTGTGTTTCAATATTTCTGTTGATAGTGTTTTGTCTATTGGAGCATTTCTTTATAAGCATATCTGTAAATATGTGAAATTTATGTGTTCATAATGCAGCCTTTGGCTCGAATGGGGGCTACCGTAATGGGAATTGATGCTGTGGATAAAAATATCAAGATTGCACGGCTTCATGCAGTATGTTTCTATGTTAtatcacttttaaaaataataataataataactttcttCTAAGAATCATACAaccattttgaattttgaaccCCTAAGCCATCTTATGAACATCCATATTTGTCAGGATTTGGATCCAATAACTTCATCAATTGAATATCATTGCACAACTGCTGGTATGTTCATACAATTTTTGCTACCTGCTTGTCccattttttgttcattttgttCGTGACATTGCAAGTTAATCCATATCCATGTGCTTGCCTAAGATGCTTTATGAGAAGGTTTGCAGATTAAACTAAAGATGactattttgattattttctatACTTATGAGATTTTAGGATTGGTAGAGCCACATAATTATCTCATTTCTTTATTTCAACTGTTATACTTGTCAAACCGAAGTGTATATCTTCAGAAGGTGTTGTAATTGGCAATTATGTGGCCAGAAAAATTGGTGGAAGAACAGAGGCAGTTTGATGCTGTAATTTCTCTAGAGGTATGATCAGAAACCACAATAATTTTTAGTTTGATGctgtaatttcaaaatatatgttAGCTTAATGCAAGTGATGTCGGAAAAAATGGTGATACAAGTAACTTTGAATTGTTCTGCTGTTGGAAGTGTTGAGTCTCATTTACTTTAAACGTGtagagaagaagaacaaatatATCCTTTCAAGGAAAAGTGGACTTTATTTGGGATGGCTCGTTAACTTTTGGTTCATGACAAAGGATTAGTATATGAAGCTATTAGACATTGGCTTTGCCtaccaaatttttattttcaccagGTGATTGAACATGTGGCCAATCCTGCTGAATTCAGCAAATCCTTGTCAGAGTTGACTGTTGATAGCGGTGCTATAGTGATATCAACAATTAATCGTTCGTTAAGGGCTTATGCGGCAACCATCATTGCAGCAGAGTATATCCTACATTGGGTATGAGGATTTGATCCATCCCTTAATTAGTTTGGTCTTTTTAATCTAATCTCCTGAATGGTTATTCCTTCTAATGTAAAGTTAGTTGTCTCGTAAACTTCTCCTTGCTAGACCGCAATCTCTATACATGCTTCAAAGTTTGTTGTCTTAACGTTATAAATGGCCTTTGCAGCTTCCTATAGGTACACATCAATGGTCGAGCTTTCTCACGCCAGAAGAACTAGTCCTAATTCTTCAACGCTGTTCTATATCGGTCAGTGAAATCTTCTATGATATCCTATTCTTGGGTTAAT includes:
- the LOC116001547 gene encoding ubiquinone biosynthesis O-methyltransferase, mitochondrial produces the protein MASKLLLKRHQTLIRLAQWSQAQTQARTLHSGNPISTLYLPLQRLHSLLHSRPYSEISQPTTINSSTVAAKRKSVSSSLNEAELAKFSAIAETWWDSEGPFKPLHKMNPTRLAFIRSTLCRHFGRDPYSAKPFQGLRFVDVGCGGGILSEPLARMGATVMGIDAVDKNIKIARLHADLDPITSSIEYHCTTAEKLVEEQRQFDAVISLEVIEHVANPAEFSKSLSELTVDSGAIVISTINRSLRAYAATIIAAEYILHWLPIGTHQWSSFLTPEELVLILQRCSISVQEMAGFTYNPLTNRWLISDDVGVNFILYGTKMGMHRQENPTSS